A region of Neovison vison isolate M4711 chromosome 7, ASM_NN_V1, whole genome shotgun sequence DNA encodes the following proteins:
- the PPP1CA gene encoding serine/threonine-protein phosphatase PP1-alpha catalytic subunit: MSDSEKLNLDSIIGRLLEVQGSRPGKNVQLTENEIRGLCLKSREIFLSQPILLELEAPLKICGDIHGQYYDLLRLFEYGGFPPESNYLFLGDYVDRGKQSLETICLLLAYKIKYPENFFLLRGNHECASINRIYGFYDECKRRYNIKLWKTFTDCFNCLPIAAIVDEKIFCCHGGLSPDLQSMEQIRRIMRPTDVPDQGLLCDLLWSDPDKDVQGWGENDRGVSFTFGAEVVAKFLHKHDLDLICRAHQVVEDGYEFFAKRQLVTLFSAPNYCGEFDNAGAMMSVDETLMCSFQILKPADKNKGKYGQFSGLNPGGRPITPPRNSAKAKK; encoded by the exons ATGTCCGACAGCGAGAAGCTCAACCTGGACTCTATCATCGGGCGCCTGCTGGAAG tgcagggctcgcgGCCTGGAAAGAATGTACAGCTCACAGAGAACGAGATCCGTGGTCTGTGTCTCAAATCACGGGAGATCTTCTTGAGCCAGCCCATCCTTCTGGAGCTGGAGGCACCCCTCAAGATCTGCG GTGACATCCATGGCCAGTACTACGACCTCCTGCGGCTATTTGAGTACGGTGGCTTCCCTCCAGAGAGCAACTACCTCTTCCTGGGGGACTATGTCGACCGGGGTAAGCAGTCTTTGGAGACCATCTGCCTGCTGCTGGCCTATAAGATCAAGTACCCCGAGAACTTCTTCTTGCTCCGTGGGAACCACGAGTGTGCCAGCATCAACCGCATCTATGGCTTCTATGATGAGT GCAAGAGACGCTACAACATTAAACTGTGGAAAACCTTTACCGACTGCTTCAACTGCCTGCCCATTGCTGCCATCGTGGACGAGAAGATCTTCTGCTGCCACGGAG GCCTGTCCCCAGACTTGCAGTCCATGGAACAGATTCGGCGTATCATGCGGCCCACAGACGTGCCTGACCAGGGCCTGCTGTGTGACCTGCTCTGGTCTGATCCTGACAAGGACGTGCAGGGCTGGGGCGAGAATGACCGTGGTGTCTCCTTCACGTTTGGGGCGGAAGTGGTGGCCAAGTTCCTGCACAAGCACGACTTGGATCTCATCTGCCGGGCACACCAG GTGGTGGAAGATGGCTATGAGTTCTTTGCCAAGCGGCAGCTGGTGACACTCTTCTCGGCTCCCAACTACTGCGGCGAGTTTGACAACGCAGGCGCCATGATGAGTGTGGACGAGACGCTCATGTGCTCTTTCCAG ATCCTCAAGCCCGCGGACAAGAACAAGGGGAAATACGGGCAGTTCAGTGGCTTGAACCCTGGAGGCCGGCCCATCACCCCGCCCCGCAACTCCGCCAAAGCCAAGAAATAG